The genomic stretch ATGGACCAGCAGAAGCTTCGCGATCAGCTGAGCCAGGCGGGCTTCAGCAACGTCCAGATCCTTGACGCCTCATACCTTGTCCAGGCACAGACCCAGGACGGCAACCAGGTCTTGATGGTCATTGATCCGCCGATGCGCGGCGCAATGGGCAGCACGTCGACTAACAATGGTGGCGCGTCACAGGACGCGACGTCGGGAGAAACAAAGACAGGTTCCGATCAGTAATCTGGCATCGAACCCAAAGGATGCGGGTGGTGGCTGATGCTGTCACCCGCATCTTCGTTTTGGGTCGGTGCAAGGGGCAGATGCATGGAACAGAGCTTAAGTTTGATCGGTTTAAGAGCCCATGGACCCCGTCATCGATGACTTCATGCATGAGACCTATCTGCCAATCAGCGTCATTGCATTGCGGTTGCTGATTGCGCTGATCTGCGGAGCGATCGTCGGCTTTGAGCGCGAATGGCATCGGCGTTCGGCAGGATTGAGGACCCATATCCTGATCTGCCTGTCCGCAGCAGCGCTCTCCATCGCAGCAATCGAGATTACCCATCTATCGACCTTTGGGTCTGACGAAATCCGGATAGACCCCTTGAGGATCATAGAAAGCCTGACAAGCGGCGTCGCCTTTCTCGCAGCAGGTACGATTGTGTTTTCGAGAGGCGAAGTTCACGGGCTCACAACGGGAGCCGGTATGTGGCTTGCTGGCAGCATAGGCCTGGCTGCCGGACTGGGTTTCTGGCAGGTGGCATTGCTCGTCACCTTTTTCGCCATGACAGTCCTTTGGCTGTTACGGAGGCTTGAGGCCCGATTCGGGCTGCGCTCACCAGACAATGAAGAAAACTCAAGAGATTAGCAGAGCGGGTATGGCGCGAATTTGCCAGTTTTGGGACGCAGAATATGAAGGATCGATGGGGCAGCCTTATTGCCGCAACTTGCCCAGCGTGTCGGCAACATGGGCTCCGCGTTGCCCCATGGGTTTCTCCGGACTGACCGTTGAATCACGTGCTGTCTGATGCTCCAGTTCGGCATTGAGCTCGGCCCCGACAATCAGGATCAGGACAGAAAGCCAAGTCCAGATCATAAAGCCGACAAACGTCCCTAAAGTGCCATAGGTCGCGTTGAAGTCAGCAAAATTCTCGAGGTAGAAGGAGAATCCAAGCGCCATGATCAGCCAGGCAACGGTGCTCAGTGCCGCCCCCCAAGTCAACCATCGGAGCTTGGCGCGTTCGCGACTCGGACCGTAGCGGTACAGGCTTGCGATGGCAGCACAGACAAAGATGAGCATCAATGGCCATCGCGCAACCTTGCTGATGATCTCAAGGCTGTCGTCGACGCCCAGAAGAGCGAGTGCAAGTGGCAGAATCCCCATCCCAAGGATCATCAGGATGATGATGAACAATCCTGCAAGCATGAAGAGAAAGGATACGAGTGTCAGTTTGATAAAGCTGCGCTTCTCCGTCTCCTCATAGGCGATATTCATTGCGTCAAACAACGCGGTGACCCCATTGTGGGCACTCCAAAGAGTGACCAGCAGACCGGCGATCACGCCGAGGCTGAGAGACGCGGGTTTCTGCGAGGCGAAAGAGCTGAGTTGCTCAAGGATGAGTTCCATGGCGCCCGCAGGAAAGACTTCCCCTAAAAAAGTGATCCGTTCGCCAATCGAGGATGGATCAGCAATCAGACCATAGATGGAGACAAGTGCGGCCAGCGCCGGGAAAAGCGCCAGCATGAGATAGAAGGATACGCCCGCAGCAACAAGCGACACCCGGTCCTTGTTGATTTCGTCCCAAACCCGGAACGCGACATCTTTCCAGCCTTTCGCGGGAATATCTTCCGGACGTTCGGCATGTCGCCCTCGTCCGCTTTCCAGGGTGTTCAGAGCTTCTTTCGTTTTTCGGTCTGCAATCATTGTCTCGTCACCCCTGACCTCTTCAATCAGCCGGAGCGGACGGCACGAATGTAGTGTCAGGCGAAACAGGCGCCGGCAAGGGTGCCTGGGTACGCGAAAGGTTCAGCGCGATGTTGTAGAGCGAACGAGGACCGCTGATATGGTCACTGGCAAAAGCCTTGAGCTGACCTATCGGGCCATTTTCGATATACGGCATGATGAGCTCGACCATGCTTTCATAGGCTGTAACCTGGGCAGAGATATAGGCCATATCGAAGGTTTCATCAGATGCCTGTCTGATCGCTTCAAGCTTACTCGCATATTCCTGATCGAGATCGTCATCGAGCATC from Peteryoungia desertarenae encodes the following:
- a CDS encoding DUF4142 domain-containing protein; this encodes MKRLQVLFAVAVISLVFGLLPQRVAAQDNDPAQFAERLAVLNTYLREASELAIERAQQDTIRNFALTAIDQDRNFAADLAESAMLEGVMLDDDLDQEYASKLEAIRQASDETFDMAYISAQVTAYESMVELIMPYIENGPIGQLKAFASDHISGPRSLYNIALNLSRTQAPLPAPVSPDTTFVPSAPAD
- a CDS encoding YihY/virulence factor BrkB family protein, yielding MIADRKTKEALNTLESGRGRHAERPEDIPAKGWKDVAFRVWDEINKDRVSLVAAGVSFYLMLALFPALAALVSIYGLIADPSSIGERITFLGEVFPAGAMELILEQLSSFASQKPASLSLGVIAGLLVTLWSAHNGVTALFDAMNIAYEETEKRSFIKLTLVSFLFMLAGLFIIILMILGMGILPLALALLGVDDSLEIISKVARWPLMLIFVCAAIASLYRYGPSRERAKLRWLTWGAALSTVAWLIMALGFSFYLENFADFNATYGTLGTFVGFMIWTWLSVLILIVGAELNAELEHQTARDSTVSPEKPMGQRGAHVADTLGKLRQ
- a CDS encoding MgtC/SapB family protein; this encodes MDPVIDDFMHETYLPISVIALRLLIALICGAIVGFEREWHRRSAGLRTHILICLSAAALSIAAIEITHLSTFGSDEIRIDPLRIIESLTSGVAFLAAGTIVFSRGEVHGLTTGAGMWLAGSIGLAAGLGFWQVALLVTFFAMTVLWLLRRLEARFGLRSPDNEENSRD